One genomic window of Candoia aspera isolate rCanAsp1 chromosome 12, rCanAsp1.hap2, whole genome shotgun sequence includes the following:
- the NEXMIF gene encoding neurite extension and migration factor codes for MDDQQDKECASENQETILVNGVKEDEPDNLDADDKPFRAAADAAVPFPAVTTGGAGQKEGRAQPAPTAKKPCWLSPPSPLRLADVPDHISDDSSSVHAISLTSCVTKGMSAWSLPGDCEKAPFTMMEPGSMSALTGDCLMQPSRTCLGCFIESKDSMDPEPGISLKVGDINRDYDTCSVSDMGIHCMSTGETMRYGDQLLSDQLLSFPMHKSRAADKREAEKSDSDSEDPTQKNYYEGLLLDKCNGEEPLLTNPNQEWGYFESFISESKIELLDLCSKNELSVNLFSEEDVDNYMFDDDDSTLGSDVCSLKIRYESFQDNVREKTGALQEDTQFNFFPSVFSGCPKRDSRTALKRGPRGATDPSQFKSEETIIWGEEEAEGQQEEEEEEEEEEEEEGGESEEVALSKPCTGTEVVQYISPKRNHFLELVNSTEDSGEFSDDSTCTESSCDVLQDLKDCNKYLPRDHSSSFTQQNYGLRAKRKVRYSEDYLYDVDSIESEKITGKKEWIPDGPKEEDDDDWCPKKRRKVSRKEPPVIIKYIIINRFKGEKHMLVKLSKVDASETTVTLSEELLGKYARLAPLKSFWQERWQSRLDFLKSALRHKQSFYLNGSEVALLPHPRKRKGKIAHRHRIQRIKAIEQPVGKAGPGSSDAKQLCCRIGDEEGGLKGIQAVAVAAPSCINGIRLHDIAGLALPQGKAQEREFKGPERKVLRRIKFKSEARLKCKRLKAATQVSEALENPEPATGSKDESVPCTADGSPLPEGQEDKLAKNALSFLPASCTSDKPAPPANLAASVPLIPGGYLQTLLDASDLSQSTSITYFSPPPSEQQPQQQQESLPGLAQAEKPFCALQPAQSCILSPPSESELQQSPSPLEMEPSNFQSIWPAGKAGSPNGPGFAGQLQDGSALSAVGFGSCAGADGLPAPGYSQVHLSSNKLLYQKKYVPETQQLQSEDSYQSCPFSNREGNFHFQRGTLNTDDGRLVSFDSVGSLSASSSNYSSLSLKSCEKDGDEDLADDFLAHCSPKLVIQQSIDEITPLKESTDLLDISNFTPDKFRQSSLSEMSPPDTPNLSPQITGPEAKTLGNVKCFPDSSPVALGSTEKVKWGCSVLQAPDQADGGFTLNNHQFQFHMFTDEDSVSLLEKNPSLSTFNEPSAQVSTNSKAPRLKRRSSCNKNVGANQSLPQKNVRKKSPKANKGSEKPPSRNSRQSPKTSRKGKNGTGANGERTPAVGDGAAGLLNSSSSSAKALVESIQQGSPNAIRIGKSNGLPGEWPLGKDNSGGWSETSIGSANSLLDDDQREFEEPSNILSNIASGMADVQRFMMASIEPLWGPVGHSNVSDLFRSPESNSLKLKTLKILAGTSPESKKKVNGSSSGTGRNHKPGNKGLSKTGSRAAPCDPGRSNLSAGYAADIHSPFFDKSYSNLSTLAKNEPTHKKLYRHKSTSKSLRDENCKVKRAEREQGHKNPSTVISFEKLR; via the exons ATGGATGACCAACAAGATAAAGAATGTGCCTCGGAAAACCAAGAAACAATCCTGGTTAATGGGGTGAAAGAGGATG AACCGGACAATCTAGATGCTGACGACAAGCCCTTCCGTGCGGCAGCGGATGCTGCGGTTCCATTTCCAGCCGTGACGACTGGAGGGGCAGGCCAGAAAGAAGGCCGCGCCCAGCCAGCCCCGACTGCAAAGAAGCCTTGTTGGCTGAGCCCTCCCTCCCCCCTGAGACTGGCAGATGTCCCCGATCACATTTCCGATGACTCCTCCTCCGTCCACGCCATTTCCCTCACCTCGTGTGTCACGAAAGGCATGAGCGCCTGGTCCCTGCCAGGGGACTGCGAGAAAGCGCCCTTCACCATGATGGAGCCAGGGAGCATGTCCGCCCTCACTGGCGACTGTTTGATGCAGCCGAGTCGGACCTGCCTGGGTTGCTTTATTGAATCGAAGGACAGCATGGATCCGGAGCCCGGGATCAGCCTAAAAGTGGGCGACATAAATAGGGATTATGACACCTGCTCGGTCTCTGACATGGGGATTCACTGCATGAGCACCGGGGAGACCATGCGATACGGAGACCAGCTCCTTTCAGACCAGCTCCTGAGCTTCCCTATGCATAAATCGCGGGCAGCGGACAAAAGGGAGGCAGAGAAATCCGACAGTGATTCGGAGGATCCCACTCAGAAAAATTATTACGAGGGGTTGCTTTTGGACAAGTGCAACGGGGAGGAGCCTTTGCTAACGAATCCCAACCAGGAATGGGGTTATTTTGAATCTTTCATTAGTGAAAGCAAAATCGAGCTGCTTGACCTTTGCTCCAAGAATGAGCTGTCTGTAAATCTGTTTTCTGAGGAGGATGTGGATAACTACATGTTTGATGATGACGATTCCACCTTGGGGAGTGACGTCTGCTCTTTGAAGATTCGTTACGAATCTTTCCAGGACAACGTGAGGGAGAAAACGGGAGCCCTGCAGGAGGACACCCAGTTTAACTTTTTCCCCAGCGTGTTTAGTGGCTGTCCAAAAAGGGACAGCAGGACAGCTTTGAAGAGGGGACCCCGCGGGGCAACTGATCCTTCCCAATTCAAATCTGAGGAGACCATCATTTGGGGGGAAGAGGAGGCCGAGggacagcaggaggaggaggaggaagaggaggaagaagaggaagaggaggggggtgAGAGTGAGGAAGTTGCCTTAAGCAAACCTTGCACCGGCACGGAAGTCGTGCAGTatatcagtcccaaaagaaaccACTTCCTGGAACTGGTGAATTCCACAGAGGACTCTGGGGAGTTCAGTGATGACAGCACCTGCACCGAATCGTCTTGCGATGTCCTTCAAGACCTGAAGGACTGCAACAAGTATCTTCCCCGGGACCACTCCAGTTCCTTCACCCAACAGAACTACGGTCTGCGAGCAAAGAGGAAAGTGCGGTATAGTGAGGATTACCTTTACGATGTGGATTCCATAGAGAGTGAGAAAATCACAGGCAAGAAGGAGTGGATCCCAGACGGTCCCAAGGAAGAAGACGACGACGACTGGTGCCCGAAGAAGAGGCGAAAAGTTTCTCGCAAGGAGCCCCCTGTCATCATCAAGTACATCATCATCAACCGGTTCAAAGGAGAGAAGCACATGCTGGTCAAGCTTAGCAAGGTAGATGCCAGTGAGACCACGGTGACCTTAAGCGAGGAGTTGTTGGGCAAGTATGCCAGGCTGGCCCCCCTGAAGTCGTTTTGGCAAGAGAGGTGGCAGAGCCGGCTCGACTTCCTCAAATCGGCACTCCGCCACAAGCAGAGTTTCTATCTCAACGGCTCCGAGGTGGCCCTCCTGCCCCACCCCCGGAAGCGCAAGGGCAAGATCGCCCACCGGCACCGGATTCAGAGGATCAAGGCCATCGAACAGCCCGTGGGCAAAGCAGGCCCGGGCTCATCAGATGCAAAGCAGCTCTGTTGCAGGATCGGAGATGAGGAAGGGGGCCTGAAAGGGATCCAGGCCGTGGCCGTGGCAGCCCCCAGCTGCATCAATGGCATACGCCTGCACGACATTGCTGGCCTGGCCTTGCCGCAAGGCAAAGCCCAGGAGAGGGAATTcaagggtcctgagagaaaagtCCTGCGCCGGATCAAATTCAAGAGCGAAGCCCGGCTGAAATGCAAGCGACTCAAAGCCGCCACCCAAGTGTCTGAGGCCTTGGAGAATCCGGAGCCTGCGACAGGGTCAAAGGATGAAAGCGTTCCTTGCACTGCGGACGGTTCTCCTCTCCCTGAGGGCCAGGAGGATAAACTGGCTAAAAATGCTCTTTCTTTCCTACCCGCCTCCTGCACATCAGACAAGCCAGCTCCACCGGCTAATCTTGCGGCCAGTGTGCCCCTCATCCCTGGGGGGTATCTGCAGACTTTGCTGGATGCCTCCGACCTGTCCCAGAGCaccagcatcacttacttcagccCTCCCCCCTCggagcagcagccgcagcagcagcaggagagccTCCCAGGCCTCGCTCAAGCAGAGAAGCCCTTCTGCGCCCTGCAGCCCGCTCAGAGCTGCATTTTGTCCCCGCCCTCAGAATCGGAGTTGCAGCAGTCCCCGAGTCCCTTGGAAATGGAGCCGAGCAACTTCCAAAGCATTTGGCCAGCCGGCAAAGCGGGCAGCCCGAACGGTCCGGGCTTTGCCGGGCAGCTGCAGGACGGCTCTGCGCTTTCGGCCGTCGGGTTTGGCAGCTGTGCGGGGGCGGACGGCCTCCCGGCCCCTGGATACAGCCAGGTCCATCTGAGCAGCAACAAGTTGTTATACCAAAAAAAATACGTCCCAGAGACCCAGCAGCTGCAGTCCGAGGACTCCTACCAGTCCTGTCCTTTCAGCAACAGGGAGGGGAATTTCCACTTCCAGCGGGGCACACTCAACACCGATGACGGGAGGCTCGTGAGTTTTGACTCGGTGGGCTCCCTGTCTGCCAGCTCCAGCAATTACAGCTCCTTGAGTTTAAAGTCTTGTGAAAAGGATGGAGATGAAGACCTTGCCGATGACTTCCTGGCCCACTGCAGCCCCAAGCTGGTGATTCAGCAAAGCATTGACGAAATAACGCCGCTGAAGGAGTCCACCGACCTCCTCGATATCTCTAACTTCACCCCCGACAAGTTCCGCCAGTCGTCCCTTTCGGAAATGTCTCCTCCGGATACCCCCAACCTTTCCCCACAGATAACCGGGCCAGAAGCTAAAACGCTGGGAAATGTGAAGTGTTTCCCGGACAGCTCCCCGGTCGCGTTAGGCAGCACCGAGAAGGTCAAGTGGGGCTGCAGCGTCCTCCAAGCTCCCGATCAGGCCGATGGCGGATTCACTCTAAACAACCATCAGTTTCAGTTCCACATGTTCACCGATGAGGATTCCGTCAGCCTCCTTGAAAAAAACCCATCCCTGTCGACTTTTAATGAGCCGTCTGCCCAAGTTAGCACCAACAGCAAAGCGCCAAGGCTCAAGAGGAGAAGCTCATGTAATAAAAATGTGGGTGCCAACCAAAGCCTGCCCCAGAAAAACGTTCGGAAAAAATCCCCCAAAGCCAACAAAGGGTCTGAAAAGCCACCCAGCAGAaattccaggcagtctcccaaaACTTCGAGGAAAGGGAAAAACGGGACAGGGGCGAATGGAGAAAGGACCCCTGCCGTGGGTGACGGAGCAGCTGGCCTCTTGAACAGTTCGAGCTCCTCGGCGAAAGCTCTGGTCGAATCCATCCAGCAGGGCAGCCCCAATGCCATCCGAATAGGGAAGTCCAACGGGTTGCCCGGGGAATGGCCGCTGGGCAAGGACAATAGCGGTGGCTGGTCCGAAACCAGCATCGGGAGTGCCAACAGCCTGCTTGATGATGATCAAAGAGAATTCGAGGAGCCGTCCAACATCCTATCAAACATTGCATCTGGCATGGCAGACGTTCAGAGATTCATGATGGCCTCCATCGAGCCCTTGTGGGGGCCCGTCGGCCACAGCAACGTCTCTGACCTCTTCCGGTCCCCTGAATCGAACAGCCTAAAACTGAAAACTCTTAAGATCCTGGCTGGCACGTCTCCAGAGTCCAAGAAGAAGGTCAACGGCAGTTCTTCGGGAACAGGACGGAATCACAAACCGGGGAACAAGGGCTTGAGTAAAACCGGCAGCCGAGCTGCTCCCTGCGATCCCGGACGCTCCAATTTGTCCGCCGGGTACGCTGCAGACATTCATTCTCCTTTTTTTGATAAAAGCTATAGTAATCTGAGCACTTTAGCCAAAAATGAACCTACCCATAAAAAGCTGTACCGACACAAATCCACGTCGAAGTCGCTGCGAGATGAGAACTGTAAAGTCAAGCGAGCAGAAAGGGAGCAGGGTCACAAAAACCCTTCAACAGTCATTTCCTTTGAAAAACTGAGGTAA